One region of Bacillus zhangzhouensis genomic DNA includes:
- a CDS encoding sugar transferase — translation MMKRMIDVTVALTLLIAGSLLFLLIYGLIRWKIGTPVVFRQKRPGLYGRPFMLYKFRTMTDERDEHGVLLPDHLRLTKTGALIRKLSLDELPQLVNVLKGDLSLVGPRPLLMEYLPMYTEEQARRHLVKPGITGWAQVNGRNTLSWEEKFTYDLWYVEHQSFWLDMKILWMTLLKVMKTEGVQQPDHATAEKFKGTDM, via the coding sequence ATGATGAAAAGAATGATAGATGTGACGGTGGCATTGACGCTGCTCATTGCAGGCAGTCTTCTTTTTCTTCTCATCTATGGACTGATTAGATGGAAAATTGGAACGCCTGTGGTGTTTCGGCAGAAGCGACCTGGTCTGTATGGACGGCCTTTTATGCTATATAAATTTCGGACGATGACCGATGAACGCGACGAACATGGGGTGCTGCTGCCAGATCATCTCCGATTAACAAAAACCGGCGCCTTGATTCGAAAGCTTAGTCTTGATGAACTGCCGCAGCTTGTCAATGTACTCAAAGGAGATCTTAGTCTCGTCGGGCCAAGACCGCTTTTGATGGAGTATTTGCCTATGTATACAGAAGAACAAGCAAGGCGTCATCTTGTGAAGCCCGGCATAACAGGATGGGCACAGGTGAACGGCCGAAACACGCTTTCCTGGGAGGAGAAATTCACCTATGACCTTTGGTATGTCGAGCATCAATCGTTTTGGCTTGATATGAAAATTCTATGGATGACCTTGCTGAAAGTCATGAAAACAGAGGGGGTGCAGCAGCCGGATCATGCCACAGCTGAAAAATTTAAAGGAACCGATATGTAA